A DNA window from Microcystis aeruginosa NIES-843 contains the following coding sequences:
- the glyQ gene encoding glycine--tRNA ligase subunit alpha, translating into MSLTFQAVIAKLNEFWADRGCLVAQPYDTEKGAGTMSPHTFLRAIGPEPWAVAYVEPCRRPTDGRYGENPNRFQHYYQYQVLIKPSPDNIQEIYLDSLRVLGINPEDHDIRFVEDNWESPTLGAWGVGWEVWLDGMEITQFTYFQQCGGIDCRPVAIEITYGLERLAMYLQDVEAINKIQWNENILYGDIFLQNEIEQCTYNFEASNPELLFSLFSLYEQEAKQLIDRSLVIPSLDYVLKCSHTFNLLDARGVIAVAERTRYIGRIRNLARQVAQLYLQQREALGFPLQTV; encoded by the coding sequence ATGTCTCTAACTTTCCAAGCTGTTATCGCTAAATTAAATGAATTTTGGGCTGATCGCGGTTGTTTAGTTGCTCAACCCTATGATACCGAAAAAGGTGCGGGAACCATGAGTCCCCACACTTTTTTAAGGGCAATTGGTCCGGAACCTTGGGCCGTTGCCTATGTGGAACCCTGTCGTCGTCCAACGGATGGCCGTTATGGCGAAAATCCCAATCGTTTTCAGCATTACTATCAATATCAAGTCCTAATTAAACCCTCTCCTGATAATATTCAGGAAATCTATTTAGACTCCCTGCGGGTGTTAGGAATTAACCCAGAAGATCACGATATTCGCTTCGTGGAAGATAACTGGGAATCTCCCACCCTCGGCGCTTGGGGTGTGGGTTGGGAAGTGTGGTTAGATGGTATGGAAATCACTCAGTTTACTTACTTTCAACAGTGTGGAGGTATCGATTGTCGTCCCGTGGCGATCGAAATTACCTACGGTTTAGAAAGATTAGCCATGTATCTGCAAGATGTAGAGGCAATTAATAAAATTCAATGGAATGAAAATATCCTCTACGGTGATATTTTTCTGCAAAATGAAATCGAACAATGTACCTACAATTTTGAGGCTTCCAATCCTGAGTTATTATTTAGTTTATTCAGTTTATATGAACAGGAAGCTAAACAATTAATCGATCGCTCTCTGGTGATTCCCAGTCTAGATTATGTTCTCAAATGTTCCCATACTTTTAATTTACTCGATGCTAGAGGTGTGATTGCTGTAGCTGAAAGAACCCGTTATATCGGCAGAATTCGCAATTTAGCTCGACAGGTTGCTCAATTGTATTTACAGCAACGGGAAGCTTTAGGTTTTCCCCTACAAACGGTTTAG
- a CDS encoding lipoxygenase family protein, whose product MLTPSLPKNDPDPVKRQDLLRRQKQVYIYDSVNGITLVKDLPTHENFSISYQVMRGKGFSALIANGVATRVENIFDPFDKLEDYEELFPILPQPTSIKTWQSNTSFAYQRLAGANPMVIRGISSLPNNFPVSDAIFQKAMGPDKTIASEAAKGNLFLADYAPLHHLTLGSYQRGMKTVTAPLVLFCWRARGLRGQGGLVPVAIQLYQDPTLPNQRIYTPDDGLNWLMAKIFVQIADGNHHELVSHLSHTHLVAEAFVLATATELALNHPLAILLRPHFQFTLAINSLAESELINPGGFVDRLLAGTLEASIELIKSSYRQRLDNFADYALPKQLELRQVQDTSLLPDYPYRDDALLLWQATETYVKDYLSLYYTSDADVNEDTELQAWARKLMSSEGGGIKKLVSDGELDTLAKLVEVVTQIIFVAGPQHAAVNYPQYDYLAFSPNIPLAGYQSPPKAAEEVDIDYILRLLPPQAQAAYQLEIMQTLTAFQFNRFGYPSRSAFPDQRAYPILAVFQAKLKAIENEIDRRNLTRFTPYIFLKPSRIPNSINI is encoded by the coding sequence TTGCTGACACCATCGCTACCCAAAAATGATCCTGATCCAGTCAAAAGACAAGATCTATTAAGACGACAAAAACAAGTGTACATTTATGATTCCGTTAATGGTATCACCCTCGTCAAAGATTTACCTACCCACGAAAACTTTTCTATTTCCTATCAAGTAATGCGGGGTAAAGGTTTCAGTGCTTTAATTGCCAATGGAGTCGCCACAAGGGTAGAAAATATCTTCGATCCCTTTGACAAATTAGAAGATTACGAAGAACTTTTTCCCATCCTTCCCCAACCCACAAGCATTAAAACTTGGCAATCTAACACAAGTTTTGCCTACCAAAGATTAGCGGGAGCAAATCCCATGGTAATCCGCGGGATTAGCAGCTTACCAAATAATTTTCCCGTCAGCGATGCTATCTTCCAAAAAGCTATGGGACCCGATAAAACCATTGCCTCGGAAGCCGCTAAGGGTAACTTATTTCTAGCAGATTATGCCCCCCTACACCACCTAACTTTAGGCAGTTATCAAAGGGGTATGAAAACTGTGACAGCACCTCTTGTCCTTTTCTGTTGGCGTGCTAGAGGTTTACGGGGTCAAGGGGGATTAGTACCAGTTGCCATTCAATTGTATCAGGATCCGACCCTACCTAATCAGCGCATCTATACCCCCGATGACGGACTTAATTGGTTAATGGCGAAAATTTTCGTGCAAATTGCCGACGGAAATCACCATGAATTAGTTAGTCACCTCAGCCATACCCATTTAGTAGCGGAAGCTTTTGTTTTAGCCACAGCTACCGAGTTAGCACTTAATCATCCTCTGGCAATTCTATTAAGACCTCATTTTCAATTTACCCTCGCTATTAATAGTTTAGCCGAGAGCGAGTTAATTAACCCCGGCGGATTCGTTGATCGTCTATTAGCGGGGACCCTAGAAGCATCTATCGAGCTAATTAAGAGTTCCTATCGTCAAAGATTGGATAATTTCGCCGATTATGCCCTACCAAAGCAATTAGAATTGCGCCAGGTCCAGGATACCTCCCTACTACCAGATTACCCCTACCGAGACGATGCTCTCTTACTTTGGCAAGCAACGGAAACCTACGTCAAAGATTACCTAAGTCTTTACTATACTTCCGACGCGGACGTAAACGAGGATACAGAATTACAAGCTTGGGCGCGAAAATTGATGTCATCTGAAGGTGGAGGCATCAAAAAATTAGTTTCTGACGGAGAATTAGACACTTTAGCCAAATTAGTCGAAGTTGTCACCCAGATAATTTTTGTGGCCGGACCACAACACGCGGCGGTTAATTATCCTCAATACGATTATCTCGCCTTTAGCCCCAATATTCCCCTAGCGGGTTATCAATCCCCTCCCAAAGCAGCTGAGGAAGTGGATATAGATTATATTCTCCGTCTTTTGCCGCCCCAGGCCCAGGCCGCTTATCAATTGGAAATTATGCAGACTTTAACAGCTTTTCAATTTAACCGTTTTGGTTATCCATCCCGAAGTGCTTTCCCAGATCAACGTGCTTACCCGATTTTGGCGGTTTTCCAAGCTAAATTAAAAGCGATCGAAAATGAGATCGATCGGCGCAATTTAACCCGATTTACGCCTTATATTTTCCTGAAACCCTCTCGCATACCCAATAGTATCAATATTTAG
- the rpsJ gene encoding 30S ribosomal protein S10 — MATLQQQKIRIRLKAFDRRLLDTSCEKIVDTANRTNATAIGPIPLPTKRKIYCVLRSPHVDKDSREHFETRTHRRIIDIYQPSSKTIDALMKLDLPAGVDIEVKL; from the coding sequence ATGGCTACGCTACAACAACAGAAAATTCGCATTCGTTTGAAAGCTTTTGACCGGCGCTTACTCGATACTTCCTGTGAGAAGATTGTCGATACTGCCAATAGAACTAACGCCACGGCCATCGGACCGATCCCCCTACCGACAAAAAGAAAGATTTATTGTGTCCTGCGTTCCCCTCACGTTGACAAGGACTCCCGTGAACATTTTGAAACCCGCACCCATCGCCGCATTATTGATATTTACCAACCCTCTTCTAAGACAATCGATGCTTTGATGAAATTAGATTTACCCGCAGGGGTTGATATTGAAGTTAAATTGTAA
- the tuf gene encoding elongation factor Tu, protein MARAKFERTKPHVNIGTIGHVDHGKTTLTAAITMTLAALGNAQAKKYDEIDAAPEEKARGITINTAHVEYETASRHYAHVDCPGHADYVKNMITGAAQMDGGILVVSAADGPMPQTREHILLARQVGVPNLVVFLNKKDMVDDEELLELVELEVRELLTNYDFAGDDIPIIAGSAKEALEYMTKNPKAQKGDNEWVDAIYELMEAVDSYIPTPERDIDKPFLMAVEDVFSITGRGTVATGRIERGIVKVGDNVELVGIRETRPTTVTGIEMFKKSLDQGMAGDNAGILLRGIQKTDIERGMVIAKPGTIKPHTQFEGEVYVLSKEEGGRHTPFFKNYRPQFYVRTTDVTGTIQDYTADDGSTVEMVMPGDRIKMTVELINPIAIEQGMRFAIREGGRTIGSGVISKIIK, encoded by the coding sequence ATGGCACGCGCTAAATTTGAACGGACGAAACCCCACGTTAACATCGGCACGATCGGTCACGTTGACCACGGCAAAACTACCCTCACCGCCGCTATCACTATGACCCTAGCGGCTCTGGGTAATGCCCAAGCTAAAAAATACGATGAAATCGATGCCGCTCCCGAAGAAAAAGCCCGCGGGATCACCATCAACACCGCTCACGTTGAGTACGAAACCGCCAGTCGCCACTATGCACACGTGGACTGCCCCGGCCACGCGGACTATGTAAAAAACATGATCACCGGTGCGGCACAGATGGACGGTGGTATTCTCGTGGTCTCGGCCGCCGATGGCCCGATGCCCCAAACCCGGGAACATATCCTGCTGGCTCGTCAGGTGGGTGTACCTAACCTCGTGGTCTTCCTCAACAAAAAAGATATGGTGGACGACGAGGAGTTACTGGAACTCGTAGAACTGGAAGTACGCGAACTTCTCACCAATTACGACTTCGCTGGCGACGATATCCCCATTATTGCCGGTTCTGCGAAAGAAGCCCTCGAGTACATGACCAAAAACCCCAAGGCCCAAAAAGGCGATAACGAGTGGGTGGACGCAATTTATGAATTAATGGAAGCGGTAGATAGCTATATCCCCACCCCTGAACGGGATATCGATAAACCCTTCCTGATGGCGGTAGAAGACGTATTCTCGATTACTGGTCGGGGGACGGTGGCTACCGGTCGGATCGAACGCGGTATTGTGAAAGTGGGTGATAACGTGGAATTGGTCGGGATCAGAGAAACTCGCCCCACCACCGTCACCGGGATTGAAATGTTCAAGAAAAGTCTTGACCAAGGGATGGCCGGTGACAACGCTGGTATCCTCCTGCGTGGTATCCAAAAAACCGACATCGAGCGCGGCATGGTGATCGCTAAACCGGGTACAATCAAACCCCACACCCAGTTTGAAGGTGAGGTGTATGTGTTAAGTAAAGAAGAGGGTGGTCGTCACACTCCTTTCTTTAAAAACTATCGTCCTCAGTTCTATGTACGGACAACTGACGTAACTGGCACTATCCAAGACTACACCGCCGATGATGGCAGCACTGTAGAAATGGTCATGCCGGGAGACCGGATCAAAATGACCGTGGAACTGATCAACCCGATCGCTATTGAACAGGGTATGCGCTTCGCTATTCGCGAAGGTGGTCGCACCATCGGTTCTGGCGTTATCTCGAAAATTATCAAGTAG
- the fusA gene encoding elongation factor G, whose amino-acid sequence MARTIPLERVRNIGIAAHIDAGKTTTTERILFYTGVAHKLGEVHDGTAITDWMEQERERGITITAAAISTSWQDHRINIIDTPGHVDFTIEVERSMRVLDGVVAVFCSVGGVQPQSETVWRQADRYKVPRIAFINKMDRTGANFFKVYEQLRDRLRTNAVPIQMPIGAESELSGIVDLVKMRAYIYKDDLGKDIEETDIPEDLLEKAEEFRVQLVEAVAEADEELLEKYLEGEELTEAEIKRGLREGTIAGTIVPVLCGSAFKNKGVQLLLDAVVDYLPSPSEVAAVKGILPDGSEAIREAKDDAPFSALAFKIMADPFGRLTFLRVYSGVLAKGSYAYNSTKGTKERIARLIILKSNERIEVDELRAGDLGAAIGLKNTITGDTLCDDKNPIILESLFIPEPVISVAVEPKTKQDIEKLSKALQALSDEDPTFRVKVDPETNQTVIAGMGELHLEILVDRMLREYKVEATVGAPQVAYRETVRKPVRAEGKFIRQSGGKGQYGHVVIELEPGEPGSGFVFVSKIVGGAIPKEYISPSEQGMKEACESGIVAGYPVIDLKATLVDGSFHDVDSSEMAFKIAGSMAIKEAVMKATPVLLEPMMKVEVEVPEDFIGNVIGDLNSRRGQIEGQETETGIAKVSAKVPLAEMFGYATDIRSKTQGRGIFTMEFSHYEEVPRNVAETIITKSKGNG is encoded by the coding sequence GTGGCACGGACTATCCCGCTAGAGAGAGTGCGAAACATCGGAATCGCCGCTCATATAGACGCGGGCAAAACAACGACAACAGAAAGAATCCTGTTCTACACGGGAGTCGCTCATAAACTGGGCGAAGTCCACGACGGAACGGCAATTACCGACTGGATGGAACAGGAACGGGAGCGAGGAATCACCATCACCGCCGCCGCCATCAGTACCAGTTGGCAAGATCATCGCATCAACATCATTGACACCCCCGGCCACGTCGATTTCACCATTGAAGTGGAACGTTCCATGCGGGTACTCGATGGAGTGGTAGCGGTTTTCTGCTCTGTTGGTGGTGTACAACCCCAATCAGAAACCGTCTGGAGACAAGCCGATCGGTACAAAGTACCCCGGATTGCCTTTATCAACAAAATGGACAGAACGGGGGCGAACTTCTTCAAAGTTTACGAACAATTAAGAGATCGCCTCAGAACTAACGCCGTTCCCATCCAAATGCCGATCGGCGCGGAAAGCGAACTGAGCGGGATCGTTGATCTCGTCAAGATGCGCGCCTATATATATAAGGACGATCTAGGGAAAGACATAGAAGAAACCGACATTCCCGAAGACTTATTGGAAAAGGCCGAAGAATTCCGCGTGCAGCTGGTGGAAGCTGTAGCGGAAGCTGATGAAGAACTCCTAGAAAAATATCTAGAAGGTGAAGAACTCACCGAAGCCGAAATCAAACGCGGTCTCAGAGAAGGGACGATTGCTGGTACAATTGTTCCCGTCCTCTGCGGCTCGGCTTTCAAAAATAAAGGGGTACAACTGCTCCTCGATGCCGTCGTCGATTACCTACCCTCACCCTCGGAAGTAGCCGCCGTTAAAGGGATTCTTCCCGATGGCAGCGAGGCAATCCGGGAAGCCAAGGACGATGCGCCCTTCTCGGCCCTCGCCTTCAAAATCATGGCCGATCCCTTCGGTCGTTTAACCTTCCTACGGGTCTATTCCGGTGTGTTAGCCAAAGGCAGCTACGCCTACAACTCCACCAAAGGAACCAAAGAACGGATCGCTCGCCTGATCATCCTCAAATCCAACGAACGGATCGAAGTGGATGAACTGCGCGCCGGTGATCTAGGAGCGGCGATCGGGCTGAAAAACACCATTACCGGGGATACCCTCTGTGATGATAAGAACCCGATTATCCTAGAATCCCTCTTTATCCCCGAACCGGTTATCTCCGTGGCGGTGGAACCGAAAACCAAACAGGACATCGAGAAACTCAGCAAAGCTCTGCAAGCTCTCTCCGATGAAGATCCCACCTTCCGGGTCAAAGTTGATCCCGAAACCAATCAAACGGTAATCGCCGGGATGGGAGAACTGCACCTGGAAATTCTCGTCGATCGAATGCTCCGGGAATACAAAGTCGAAGCGACGGTGGGCGCTCCCCAGGTGGCCTATCGGGAAACTGTGCGGAAACCCGTGCGCGCTGAGGGTAAATTTATCCGTCAAAGTGGCGGTAAAGGGCAGTACGGCCACGTCGTCATCGAACTCGAACCGGGTGAACCGGGATCTGGCTTTGTCTTCGTCTCCAAAATTGTCGGTGGTGCTATCCCCAAAGAATACATCAGTCCGTCAGAACAAGGGATGAAAGAAGCTTGCGAATCGGGGATTGTAGCGGGTTATCCCGTCATCGACCTGAAAGCAACCCTTGTAGATGGTTCTTTCCACGATGTGGACTCCTCCGAGATGGCCTTTAAGATTGCCGGTTCCATGGCGATTAAGGAAGCGGTGATGAAAGCTACCCCCGTTCTCCTAGAACCGATGATGAAGGTCGAGGTGGAAGTACCCGAAGACTTCATCGGTAACGTCATCGGTGATCTTAACTCCCGTCGGGGACAAATCGAAGGTCAAGAAACCGAGACCGGCATCGCCAAAGTCTCCGCTAAAGTTCCCTTAGCGGAAATGTTTGGTTACGCCACTGATATTCGCTCCAAAACCCAGGGACGGGGCATCTTCACCATGGAATTTAGCCATTACGAAGAAGTCCCCCGCAACGTGGCCGAGACGATTATCACCAAAAGTAAAGGGAACGGCTAA
- the rpsG gene encoding 30S ribosomal protein S7, which translates to MSRRKNVKKRPIPPDPVYNSCLVSMTIRRIMRSGKKSLAANIVYDALKTVGERTGQEPLEVFEKAVKNATPLVEVKARRVGGATYQVPMEVRSNRGSTLALRWLVHYARTRGGKTMAGKLANEIMDAANETGGTIKKREETHRMAEANKAFAHYRY; encoded by the coding sequence ATGTCTCGCCGTAAAAACGTCAAAAAACGTCCTATTCCCCCCGATCCCGTTTACAATAGCTGTTTAGTCAGCATGACCATCCGCCGGATCATGCGATCGGGCAAAAAATCCTTGGCCGCTAACATCGTTTACGATGCCCTGAAAACCGTCGGCGAACGTACCGGTCAAGAACCCCTAGAAGTATTTGAAAAAGCCGTTAAAAACGCCACTCCCCTAGTGGAAGTGAAAGCCCGCCGGGTCGGTGGAGCCACCTATCAAGTACCGATGGAAGTACGGAGCAATCGTGGTAGTACCTTGGCACTACGCTGGTTAGTCCATTATGCTCGGACTAGAGGCGGCAAAACCATGGCAGGTAAACTAGCTAACGAGATCATGGATGCGGCCAATGAAACCGGCGGCACGATCAAAAAACGGGAAGAAACCCACCGGATGGCAGAGGCAAACAAAGCCTTTGCCCACTATCGTTACTAA
- the rpsL gene encoding 30S ribosomal protein S12, whose protein sequence is MPTIQQLIRDERSKAKRKTKSPALKQCPQRRGVCTRVYTTTPKKPNSALRKVARVRLTSGFEVTAYIPGIGHNLQEHSVVLIRGGRVKDLPGVRYHIIRGTLDATGVKNRQKARSKYGTKRPKPAAK, encoded by the coding sequence ATGCCCACCATTCAGCAATTAATACGCGACGAAAGATCCAAAGCGAAAAGAAAAACCAAATCTCCCGCCCTCAAACAATGCCCCCAACGTCGGGGAGTTTGTACAAGAGTATATACCACCACACCGAAAAAACCCAACTCAGCCCTACGGAAAGTGGCTAGGGTACGTTTGACCTCTGGATTTGAGGTGACAGCCTACATCCCGGGCATCGGTCATAACCTGCAAGAACACTCGGTCGTCCTGATTCGGGGCGGTCGGGTCAAAGATCTACCCGGAGTCAGATATCACATCATTCGCGGCACCCTCGATGCCACTGGGGTGAAAAACCGTCAAAAGGCGCGCTCTAAGTACGGAACCAAACGCCCCAAACCCGCCGCTAAATAA
- a CDS encoding type II toxin-antitoxin system RelE/ParE family toxin produces the protein MDIVFKEKKFENECNSQRLLKKQYGEKMAKKIRQRLDDLKAVIVLEEMRSLPGRCHELLYNRAGQLSLDLVHPLRLIFEPANIPIPQKADGGIDWKKVTAVVIIGIDDTHD, from the coding sequence ATGGATATTGTATTTAAGGAAAAAAAATTTGAGAACGAATGCAATAGCCAAAGACTACTGAAAAAACAGTATGGAGAGAAGATGGCTAAGAAAATCAGGCAAAGACTCGACGACTTAAAAGCAGTTATTGTCCTGGAGGAAATGCGATCGCTGCCGGGACGTTGCCACGAATTGTTATATAACCGTGCTGGACAACTATCTTTAGATTTAGTTCATCCCCTCAGACTAATTTTTGAGCCAGCTAATATACCGATTCCTCAAAAAGCAGACGGGGGAATTGATTGGAAGAAAGTAACCGCAGTCGTAATTATTGGCATAGATGACACCCATGACTAA
- a CDS encoding HigA family addiction module antitoxin yields the protein MTNTIENRYAPDFISPPGETLAEILEERNMSQSELAQRMGRPKKTINEIIKGKAEITIDTALQIELVLGTPASFWIERERLYREYLARKNENQRLKGYLGWLKQIPYRQMTELGWLKFDEDKIEQLRESLNFFAVVSPEQWEEIWGRNLSIDFRKSQAFDSDRGAITAWLRQGEIEASKINCADYNELKFRDALRQIRSLTIKSIEVFQPQMIELCAAAGVALAFVPELPKTRVHGATRWLDSHRALIQLSDRYKTNDHFWFSFFHEAGHILLHGKRTLFLEGQDIQDTIKEKEADVFAANFLIDPRDWQRFIANNSLNRKAINQFAEQLGIHPGIIVGRMQHEQIISYQNCNDLKEKYCLNTQDSFLGLTSDSPKGKLPISPLR from the coding sequence ATGACTAATACTATTGAGAACAGATATGCACCGGATTTTATTTCTCCACCGGGAGAAACCCTTGCCGAAATCCTAGAAGAAAGAAATATGTCTCAATCGGAACTCGCCCAACGCATGGGCAGACCAAAAAAGACTATCAATGAGATCATAAAAGGTAAAGCGGAGATTACTATCGATACCGCCTTACAGATAGAGTTAGTGTTAGGAACTCCCGCCAGTTTCTGGATAGAGCGCGAAAGACTTTATCGGGAATATTTAGCGAGAAAAAATGAGAATCAAAGATTAAAAGGTTATTTAGGCTGGTTAAAACAAATTCCTTATCGGCAGATGACTGAATTAGGCTGGCTCAAGTTTGATGAGGATAAAATAGAGCAATTACGAGAGAGCTTGAATTTTTTTGCCGTTGTCTCCCCTGAGCAATGGGAGGAGATTTGGGGGAGAAATTTATCGATTGATTTTAGAAAGTCTCAAGCATTTGATAGCGATCGAGGGGCAATAACAGCATGGTTACGTCAAGGAGAAATAGAAGCATCGAAAATTAATTGTGCTGATTACAACGAGTTGAAATTCAGAGATGCCTTGCGACAAATTCGTTCGTTAACTATTAAGTCTATCGAGGTATTTCAACCGCAAATGATCGAGCTTTGTGCGGCAGCGGGGGTTGCCTTAGCCTTTGTCCCTGAACTTCCGAAAACAAGGGTACACGGTGCTACCCGTTGGTTAGATTCTCACAGAGCTTTAATTCAATTGAGCGATCGATACAAAACAAATGATCATTTTTGGTTTTCTTTTTTTCATGAAGCTGGTCATATTTTATTACATGGGAAACGAACTTTATTTTTAGAGGGGCAAGATATTCAAGATACAATTAAAGAAAAAGAGGCGGATGTTTTTGCGGCTAATTTCTTAATTGATCCCAGAGATTGGCAGAGATTTATCGCCAATAATTCTCTGAATAGAAAAGCTATTAATCAATTTGCCGAACAACTAGGAATACACCCTGGTATTATTGTTGGTAGAATGCAACATGAGCAAATTATTTCTTATCAAAACTGTAATGATCTCAAGGAGAAATATTGTCTAAATACGCAAGATTCCTTTTTGGGATTGACGAGCGACTCCCCAAAAGGAAAACTTCCTATCTCACCATTAAGATAA
- a CDS encoding DNA double-strand break repair nuclease NurA, whose amino-acid sequence MLDLARLAAKMPGISQHFQQEVTASRERVQRAKILLEQAQQQQEKLLELYHNWHDRLIFSVALPIEPLDTRVTILPAPESHSVFATDGSQIAPSHHEIAYCYLINIGRIMLHYGQNLHPLLDSIPEVYYKSEDLYISKQWGIRVDEWMSYRRTVLESQMLAEMATRWVKPPGAHYEPNLALVDGSLIYWFIDSLPPEAKDLILPPIFQSWDDLRSAKIPLIGYISASRSTEGLNFLRLQSCPHDTPNCLINCGDLDPEKTPCRVVDPLRDASLWGYLLEPGQRSPFWRSSLKILDLYGDEHRIYFCYLHVGTEIARVEVPAWVVEERELLDRSLSILLAQVLKGYGYPIALAEAHNLAVIKGGDRLRFFALLEQQMIKVGLQDVGTSYKEARKRSSIA is encoded by the coding sequence ATGCTCGATCTTGCGAGATTAGCGGCAAAAATGCCAGGAATCAGTCAACATTTTCAACAGGAAGTGACAGCTAGTCGCGAGCGAGTGCAACGGGCTAAAATTCTTTTGGAACAAGCTCAACAGCAACAGGAAAAACTGCTAGAACTCTATCATAACTGGCACGATCGCCTAATTTTCTCTGTCGCGCTACCGATCGAACCTCTCGACACCCGCGTTACTATCCTTCCCGCTCCCGAAAGTCATAGCGTTTTTGCCACGGATGGTTCCCAGATTGCCCCTTCCCACCACGAAATCGCCTACTGTTATCTAATTAATATCGGTAGGATTATGTTGCACTATGGTCAAAATTTGCACCCGCTCCTCGATAGCATTCCCGAAGTCTATTACAAATCAGAAGACCTCTACATTTCTAAACAGTGGGGTATTCGCGTCGATGAGTGGATGAGTTATCGTCGGACGGTATTAGAAAGCCAAATGTTAGCGGAAATGGCTACTCGTTGGGTAAAACCCCCCGGCGCCCATTATGAACCAAATTTAGCCCTCGTGGATGGTTCTTTGATCTATTGGTTTATCGATAGTCTCCCCCCAGAAGCAAAAGATTTAATTTTGCCACCGATTTTTCAGTCTTGGGACGATTTGCGATCGGCTAAAATCCCGCTTATAGGTTATATTAGTGCTTCTCGTAGCACGGAAGGCTTAAATTTCCTGCGTTTACAATCTTGTCCCCATGATACTCCCAATTGCTTGATCAATTGCGGTGATTTAGACCCAGAAAAAACCCCTTGTCGCGTTGTCGATCCTCTCCGGGATGCTTCTCTCTGGGGTTATTTATTGGAACCAGGGCAAAGAAGTCCTTTTTGGCGCAGTTCTTTGAAAATACTCGATCTTTATGGGGATGAACATCGCATTTACTTCTGTTATCTCCATGTGGGGACGGAAATCGCTAGGGTAGAGGTTCCTGCTTGGGTGGTGGAGGAGCGAGAATTACTCGATCGCTCTTTGAGTATTTTACTGGCCCAGGTGTTAAAAGGTTATGGTTATCCGATCGCCTTAGCGGAAGCGCACAATTTAGCGGTGATTAAAGGTGGCGATCGCTTGCGTTTTTTTGCTCTTTTGGAACAACAGATGATTAAAGTCGGTTTACAGGATGTGGGAACATCTTATAAGGAAGCGAGAAAGCGCAGTAGTATCGCTTAA
- a CDS encoding NYN domain-containing protein, producing the protein MFDDYDTAPVFTPEQVLENRGRVAIFIDGSNLFYAALQLGIEIDYTKLLCRLTAGSRLLRAFFYTGVDRTNEKQQGFLLWMRRNGYRVIAKDLVQLPDGSKKANLDVEIAVDLMALVGSYDTAVIVSGDGDLAYAADSVSYRGARVEVVSLRSMTSDSLINVADRYVDLDQIKEEIQKTSKHHVGYNNFPVSVLDQDRSSR; encoded by the coding sequence ATGTTTGATGATTATGACACGGCCCCAGTCTTCACCCCCGAACAAGTGCTAGAAAATCGCGGTCGTGTGGCGATTTTCATCGATGGTTCCAATTTATTTTATGCGGCTCTGCAATTAGGTATCGAAATTGACTACACCAAATTACTTTGTCGTTTAACTGCCGGTTCTCGTCTCTTGCGCGCCTTCTTTTATACTGGAGTTGATCGCACTAACGAAAAACAGCAGGGATTCCTCCTCTGGATGCGTCGCAACGGTTATCGAGTCATCGCTAAAGATCTAGTACAATTGCCCGATGGTTCCAAAAAAGCCAATCTTGACGTGGAAATTGCCGTGGATTTAATGGCGCTAGTGGGTTCCTATGATACCGCAGTAATTGTCAGTGGTGATGGGGATTTGGCCTATGCTGCCGATTCCGTCAGTTACCGTGGTGCGCGAGTGGAAGTGGTTAGTTTGCGATCGATGACCAGTGATAGTTTAATTAATGTAGCCGATCGCTATGTTGATCTAGATCAAATTAAAGAAGAAATTCAAAAAACCAGCAAGCATCACGTTGGTTATAATAATTTCCCTGTCAGCGTCTTGGACCAAGATCGTAGCAGTCGCTAG